One window of the Devosia sp. 2618 genome contains the following:
- a CDS encoding FadR/GntR family transcriptional regulator — protein sequence MAIRHTPGHTSGELIAAIAGRVPSRNLHSIVLWQLGVAIVGGDYPEGTILPSDTELLAQFSVSRTVLREALKTIAAKGMIEARARIGTRVLPRQRWNLFDADVLAWHFETGPDVALLRSLSEIRIGVEVESAGLAATRRSDAQAEALVSCAIRMGEATTPEEFARTDLEFHRTVAEASGNPFMASISALVELALTAVFTISSPVKDDSAMSATVAAHGRIAQAILAGDAEDARAAMKAVISEGFARSSGRLEADRQPASAR from the coding sequence ATGGCCATACGTCACACACCGGGGCACACATCGGGCGAGTTGATCGCTGCGATCGCCGGCCGGGTGCCATCCCGAAACCTGCATTCCATCGTGCTGTGGCAACTGGGCGTCGCCATTGTCGGCGGCGACTATCCAGAAGGCACCATTCTGCCATCCGATACCGAATTGCTGGCGCAGTTTTCCGTGTCTCGCACCGTGTTGCGCGAGGCGCTGAAGACGATTGCCGCCAAGGGCATGATCGAAGCCCGCGCCCGCATCGGCACGCGCGTGCTGCCGCGCCAGCGCTGGAACCTGTTCGATGCCGACGTCTTGGCGTGGCATTTTGAAACTGGCCCGGATGTCGCGCTGTTGCGCAGCCTCTCGGAAATCCGGATTGGCGTTGAAGTGGAATCGGCGGGCCTTGCCGCCACCCGGCGGTCGGACGCGCAGGCCGAGGCGCTGGTCAGCTGCGCCATTCGCATGGGCGAGGCCACCACGCCGGAAGAGTTCGCGCGCACCGATCTCGAATTTCATCGCACCGTCGCCGAAGCCTCGGGCAATCCATTCATGGCCTCGATCAGCGCGCTGGTGGAACTGGCCCTGACGGCGGTCTTCACCATCAGCTCGCCCGTCAAGGACGATAGCGCCATGAGCGCCACAGTCGCCGCACACGGGCGGATTGCTCAGGCGATCCTTGCCGGTGACGCCGAGGATGCACGTGCCGCCATGAAGGCGGTGA